tatgttttatttaaaataaaaatttaaaatttaataaaacaatgtttaatcttttattttttaagaaaccttAATTAAGAAATTCCCAATGAAGCATAAAATCTATGaattttttaactaaattttttaactaatttttattattaaacaagTCACTAAAAAACCTATACGGAGTTATAGGGATAATGATGCTTTTACATGTTTACATCATAGTTTGTGTATCTATTCTccacacacacaaaaacaaaaaacaaatcaatcatCCAATTTTCAAAGATTTGTGGGGTTCATCAGCCATATACAaatgttttgttctgttttgttgttttttttttaagaaaggaCATTGTGTTTTGTTTAGAAATGTTTTCCCTTATTATATAGAGATTAAACATATGAATTAGGGTTATATATATCCGTAGAATTAATTCTTTACATGCAATAAGAAAATTAacactttttctttattttcgaAATTCTTTTATTACAAAACCTGGATCCGATCTGCCATAGTtcgttaaaattaaataaataaatttttttattttttttgaataaatgttaaatttattcatcaaaaaaacccTTCTTACATCAAGTGTAACCTCTATTCTCAGAATTCATAAATCTAATTTTTAGACTTCAAAAAATTACATTCTAGTACTAAACCAAAATTGTAAACCTTCTTCCCAACCCTTCATTCCTTTAGTTCTTAACAGACTCAGTTTGTTCCTCGTACATTTTTCCAGCAACTTGATCGGTATCTCAATAGGCATTGGATTTTCCTCATGCTTGATCCTATTTCTCTCTCGCCACAGAGCATGCACTGTTGCTTGAAGAGCATATCTGAGACAAAACTTCTTCTTGTTCCCCaccattatatatatgtaacacTCGACCATTCGGTGCATTCCCATTGAAAGAGCTTCACTTACAAGTTACAAATCTCAACCTCCTTCCACGATGTCTCCCTCCATCTCCCTTATCCTCGCAACCGCCGTCTCCATCGCGATCCTCTTCTTATCCACAATCTCCTCCGCCGCACCAACTTCCGGTGTCCGCCGTCCATTCAACAGAATCTACGCGTTCGGCGACTCATTCACCGACACAGGAAACTCACGCTCCGGCGAAGGCCCAGCCGGATTCGGACACTTGTCAAGCTTTCCCTACGGCATGACTTACTTCCTACGTCCAACAAACCGTTACTGCGACGGTCGACTCTCCATCGACTTCGTGGCACAGTCGATGAACTTACCGTTCCTGCCACCGTATCTCAGCCTCAGATCCACTAGCGGTAGTAAAGGCACCGCTGCTGATAGTTACGGCGTTAACTTCGCCGTCTCTGGAGCAACGGTGATTAAACACTCTTTCTTCTCGGAGAATAATCTGACGCTTGATATGACTCCTCAATCTATCGAGACGGAGCTTGGCTGGTTCGAGAAGTATTTAGAGACACTTGAAACAAGAGATAAGGTTTCGTTGTTTAAAGATTCTCTCTTTTGGATCGGAGAAATTGGAGTAAATGACTATGCGTACACCGTTGGTTCTGCTGTCTCGAGCGACACAATAAGAGAACTCAGTATTTCAACACACACAAGGTTTTTGGAGGTAACCTTTCTATCAAATCATGTGCATAATTAACTTTTTTGCAATAGTGATGACTGATGCCTAATTCAACCGATTGGTTAGATTCGGTTAACTGAACCAATTAATTGTTCTCTAATTTGCAAGAACTGTAAAAACTAATAAtcatcaaaactaaaatattttataaatttatagatttgttaactaaaaaataatttctttcagaatcaaaatacatttcacgattttatatattCACTAAATTTTAGAGGTTTGGTTTTTATTAATGATTTAAAGTGTACAAGCGTTTTACATGTagttctaaaaaataaaaataaaatattttcaaattatgaaaaataggGATACAATGAAGAAAgatatatattacttatttatgttcataaaaatttatatctaatattaattaatttatgatattatatcatatatttgcataaatttttagaaaaatattattagtatttACACTGATCTAGCTGTAATGGGAACgaagattttttaatttaccgATTAGTAAGTTAtagaatttattatatataaaacacaaacaattatcgtatacaatatttcatatatgtatatattgcaACTTGCAAGTCATGACACCGAAGTGATCTAACCGACAAGTCATGCTTAAGATACCTCGAGCAGTCGAGCTATCAATACAACAGGAAGTCCATGCATATGGAGGATTAAGAAACCGGTAAATACGGCTTACAAATTTGACGCACTAATCTACTATAAAcctttgacccaaaaaaaaaaaatctactatAAACCAAATATCTTAGTTTTCCAACATTTACAACTCTAGATAGTTGATATTTATGCATCATTGCTAATCTATCTCCAATTTAGTTTCATTTGAATTTAAGATTTCCGGTTTACAAGAATCGAGTCTAGATTGACATGATAGGGTCTCCAACagagaaaatgtatttttaagatTACGATAAAGGTGCGAAACCTTAacaaatttgtgtgtttattgaATAAAAACCCTTAAAAAACATGTATATGATATGGATAAATGAAATTTCTTTAAAGTTTGCTAACCTAATAGACCAGGCTGGCCTAGAGCTTAACCGGATCTTGGAAGAAAAAGATCTGCTGGTCGTAAACCTAACAAACCGGCTTGGCATAGGTTGATTCTCTTATGTTTGGTTATATAACCTTTTTCAATTGTAACTGCAGACATTGTTGAACAAAGGTGTAAGATATATGTTGGTACAAGGACATCCGGCGACTGGATGCTTGACGTTAACGATGACTCTGGCTGATGAAGACGATCGAGACAATCTAGGATGTGTTAAGAGTGTCAATAATCAGAGCTACACTCACAATCTTGCACTGCAATCCAAACTTGAAGAACTTAGGTCAGTCTATATACATACTAAAAAACTATACAATGCTTAGCAAAGAGAAAGTATTTAACCGACTCTTCCATCATATTACCCATATATGTTGCTTCCAGTTCCAGGGCTGGTTCATGTGATTGCTTTCAATTAGTGAGGCACGGTTAACTAAAACCAACTAACCGACTTGAAACTTTAAACCAAAGCTAAGCAACATGAACCGAATATAATTATAACCAATGGACGATTATTTTTGGATTTACATGTTTTATATCGATTAAGATTTCTAATAATTTGATCTTACTAGTAGaatatttgtttaatcaatttaacacttaaataaaattagttactCTTTCTCTCTAAATATGTTCATTTGATATAAGTAAACACAGAAACAAAAAGCGAAATGTGTTTATCCCGAATGTCTGTTCAAGAGCGTTCTATTATTAACATTTTTGTTGTAAATGCAGGATCAAGTATCCGAACGCCACAATAGTCTATGCAGACTACTGGAACGCGTACCGTAAGGTAATAAAGAACCCTAGTAAGTACGGTATCTCCGAAAAGTTTAAGGCGTGCTGCGGAATAGGAGAGCCGTATAACTTTCAAGTGTTTGAGACGTGTGGGTCAGCTTCAGCCACGGCGTGTAAGGACCCCAGTCGTTACATTAACTGGGACGGAGTCCACTTGACCGAAGGCATGTATAAGGTTATGGCCGATATGTTTCTTGATGGCTGCTTCACTCGACCTAAGTTTAGTTACTTGTTGAACAAGAAACTAAACGGTTTATGATAGAAAGATTTTACCGTTTTATATGTTTGGTTTTGGAGTTTTTGACATTGTTTAGCGAAATATGATCACAcgattttttcttattttacttAGAAAATGTGACCCGTTCTGAGCTCATACATAAAAAGCAAATGTACTGGAATCTAATGGTTTAAAAATTTAGAGcctatttttctttattcttgTTGTGAATAAGTTTAAAGAAAATTGTGGCCCTATTTTAAAACACATAACCAAATTTTGTtgctttattttaatatgtaaacaataaaaatttaacaacaacaatctaaataaaattaatttcttaGATCAATAGTTTTCTGGAAACACAAAtggtaacaaaattttactagAATGAGACTCGAGAAGCTGAAGAAAagtagctttaaaaaaaaaaagattgaagaaaagtagaaacatgAACCACATTTTAGGGTTCTGGTCATCTTTTATCTCGCTGTGGATCACAAACATTTCAggaccaaaattttaaaattattcaaaatttgaaacaaGTATCTTAATATATCTATACTCTTATTTATTAAGTTATTTTGcttatttatcatgttttccatgattttaattaattttttttatttgtcatgttttaattagggtttaactgaaacattaaattattaatagtttttagcTGACTCAataattcattaatttaaataatataactataaaatgtgtaactagatatataattatttttattttgcttatttgtcatgttttccatgattttagttaatttttattatttgtcatatttttattaggttttagcttagtcatttttattagtttttagatgagatattaatttattaatttaaataacataactaTAAACTATgtaataagatatataattatattgattttttttatttgtcatgttctccatgattttacTTACTTTTgctaatttatcattttttaattaggttttagctaactcattaattttttttgttgtcatcTTTTGGATTTAAATTTAACAAGGATCAAGAGTTTAATACATAATCATCACATCCTATACTAGTATGGATTGATCAAAAACTCTGCTACACAACGCCTTTAGGAGAGACTATGCCGGATACCAACCGGAGCCACAAGCTGACACTTTCGGAAACGTTAAGACACAAGCTAAACCATAAACATCACACAATAAATCCTTCACCAGAATCACACTTCTACGAAGTAGCATCACACATAATCAATAGTAGAGCCAGTACCCTTAAAGGCCCTTTTTGAAAAAGCCAAAACGAAGCCGGAAGCAAGCATCAAGGACAAAAGAACGAGAAACACACAAGGGCTACCCATTCAAACCCAAACCAGACCGCCACTTAACTGAAACCATAGCAAGAATACCAAACCTCCTGGAGATGACAAGAACCACTTGCTTGAGCCGGATCCAAACTAAAGGAACAGAGCCTCATCGCTTAAACCTCTTCACCACTAAGAACAAGACCATCGAAGACAGATGGAGCGACAGGATACTGGACACGAGACCACCGTGAGAAGAGCAAGACTTCTAAACTGACGGAGTGGAGACTGGATAATAAAAGAAGCGGCGGGGATACACAACTTAAACCATTGGGTCAAGCCTTGAGCAAAAACCCGTTGCTCACGAAAGCCAATCAGAACGGCAACCACCAGCGATTTAAAGAAATACGAACAAGCAGGCCACACAATCCAAAGACAGAACGAATCAAATCTAAGGAACCGCTAAGCGAAGAGAAGCGGAGAAGGTGATACCTGAGAAGGTTCAACTTGACAAGACCAAAGCAGAGGACCTTCGAGAAGCCAGAAACCCAGGAAGAGATGAGCACGATGGACCCAAACGCAAACCACAAACGACTCACCTGACAACAACTTGACCCAATCTGATGGAAGAATTAACAACCCACATCAGAGGCAGCCTTCAACCAGCACTGCACACCAGAAAGAGATACAGATCTAGTCAAGCCCATCAACCGAACCACCGCggcaacaaaaaaatcaaacacaCCCCAACATCTTCCAGACTATCGAAGGAAAACCTCAAAACACCTCTACCGCCTAAAGAACTACACTACCGGCCCTCTCCTGGCGCCGACGAGGCTGCCGGAGAAGGAGAAACGTTGATCTTTCTGTTTTCTCTCTCTAGCGGCTGCTAGGGTCTTTCAAAGACTTGATAGTCTAGGAAATCTTTCAGCTGAGTCatcaatttattattaatttttaggtgagttattaatttattaatttaaataatataactatttcaaactTTGTAATTagatacataatattttttaaaaaaaattgtaactttGACGAGTTAGGAGCAATTCTTATTATTctgttttaaaa
The window above is part of the Brassica napus cultivar Da-Ae chromosome C8, Da-Ae, whole genome shotgun sequence genome. Proteins encoded here:
- the LOC106428621 gene encoding GDSL esterase/lipase At3g48460-like encodes the protein MSPSISLILATAVSIAILFLSTISSAAPTSGVRRPFNRIYAFGDSFTDTGNSRSGEGPAGFGHLSSFPYGMTYFLRPTNRYCDGRLSIDFVAQSMNLPFLPPYLSLRSTSGSKGTAADSYGVNFAVSGATVIKHSFFSENNLTLDMTPQSIETELGWFEKYLETLETRDKVSLFKDSLFWIGEIGVNDYAYTVGSAVSSDTIRELSISTHTRFLETLLNKGVRYMLVQGHPATGCLTLTMTLADEDDRDNLGCVKSVNNQSYTHNLALQSKLEELRIKYPNATIVYADYWNAYRKVIKNPSKYGISEKFKACCGIGEPYNFQVFETCGSASATACKDPSRYINWDGVHLTEGMYKVMADMFLDGCFTRPKFSYLLNKKLNGL